In a genomic window of Acidobacteriota bacterium:
- a CDS encoding ArsA family ATPase: MTMSPSGAAGLDIVVGAGGVGKTTIAAALALDWAHRGHDTLVMTFDPSLRLKDTLGVGDAARDREVAVGTGTTGRLAASLLDARATFDRLVVRYAPDRDAAERILANRYYANLSGSLAGVLEYMAVERLYEVASEGRYGRVVLDTPPTRQALDFLEAPQRIVGFLDSGALRIALKPWFDEHGRLVTARRLGPFGRGLEALLDRLVGLGVLRDMAEFFLAFGPLYDGFRERAHRVEALLRSAGTRFLLVTRPDEERLPETLFFARRLQEAGYHVGPVIINMCHPQAPGRPGLGRTTTAADLLAWLGARDERGLRAFRQRLGSHPSVDLPLLSGEPNDLATLDELRRSLAPGLVSG; encoded by the coding sequence GTGACGATGTCCCCGTCGGGTGCCGCCGGCCTCGACATCGTGGTCGGCGCCGGCGGGGTCGGCAAGACGACCATCGCGGCGGCGCTGGCCCTCGACTGGGCGCACCGGGGGCACGACACGCTCGTGATGACGTTCGACCCCTCGCTGCGGCTCAAGGACACGCTGGGCGTCGGCGACGCCGCCCGCGACCGGGAGGTCGCGGTGGGGACCGGCACGACCGGGCGCCTGGCGGCGAGCCTCCTCGACGCACGGGCCACCTTCGATCGCCTGGTCGTGCGGTACGCCCCGGATCGGGATGCCGCCGAGCGAATTCTCGCGAACCGCTACTATGCCAACCTGTCCGGCAGTCTGGCGGGCGTGCTCGAGTACATGGCCGTCGAACGGCTGTACGAGGTCGCCAGCGAGGGGCGGTACGGCCGCGTCGTGCTCGACACGCCGCCCACGCGGCAGGCCCTCGATTTCCTCGAGGCCCCGCAGCGCATCGTGGGGTTCCTCGACAGCGGGGCCCTGCGGATCGCCCTCAAGCCGTGGTTCGACGAGCACGGACGCCTCGTGACCGCGCGGCGCCTCGGTCCCTTCGGGCGCGGCCTCGAGGCGCTGCTCGATCGTCTCGTCGGTCTGGGTGTGCTGCGTGACATGGCCGAGTTCTTCCTGGCGTTCGGTCCGCTCTACGACGGCTTCCGCGAGCGGGCCCACCGGGTCGAGGCGCTGCTGCGGTCGGCCGGGACGCGGTTCCTGCTCGTCACGCGACCCGACGAGGAACGCCTGCCGGAGACGCTGTTCTTCGCGCGGCGGCTGCAGGAGGCGGGCTACCACGTCGGCCCGGTGATCATCAACATGTGCCACCCGCAGGCCCCGGGGCGGCCCGGCCTCGGCCGGACGACCACCGCAGCCGACCTGCTGGCGTGGCTCGGCGCGCGCGACGAGCGTGGGCTGCGCGCCTTCCGGCAGCGGCTCGGCAGCCACCCGTCGGTCGACCTGCCGCTGCTCTCGGGCGAACCGAACGACCTCGCCACGCTCGACGAGCTGCGGCGGAGCCTCGCGCCCGGTCTCGTTTCCGGGTGA
- a CDS encoding AAA family ATPase has protein sequence MSLLDLLADRRLVVVTGKGGVGKSLTSAALGRLIAGRGRRVLLMEVDPRESLHELAGVAPSGGDVLEVAAGLRLQNLQPVHVLEAVVREHLKLDVLVRRVTGSPVFTHFVDAAPGLKELAVLGHAYRLSRGLTRFPGGPPDVVVLDAPATGHGVSLLGAPSAAAHVITDGPFAHMASELAAFISAPSETAIVVVTLAEEMPVQEALELRDALGRSLARVPDLLVINALFPPFEREAAAGLGPVLADLWRERRAINERELARLERTWVGPRASLPLVPVPRGPSLVAAIVPALSEAVGHDGRSS, from the coding sequence ATGTCACTGCTCGACCTGCTCGCCGACCGCCGGCTCGTCGTCGTGACGGGCAAGGGCGGCGTCGGCAAGAGCCTGACGAGCGCGGCGCTCGGCCGGTTGATCGCCGGCCGCGGGCGGCGAGTCCTGCTGATGGAGGTCGACCCGCGCGAGAGTCTGCACGAACTGGCCGGCGTGGCCCCCTCGGGTGGCGACGTGCTCGAGGTCGCCGCCGGCCTGCGCCTGCAGAACCTCCAGCCGGTCCACGTGCTCGAGGCCGTGGTGCGCGAGCACCTCAAGCTCGACGTGCTGGTGCGGCGCGTGACCGGCAGCCCGGTGTTCACCCACTTCGTCGACGCCGCCCCGGGGCTCAAGGAACTCGCCGTGCTCGGGCACGCCTACCGCCTCTCGCGCGGGCTCACCCGTTTTCCCGGCGGGCCTCCCGACGTCGTGGTGCTCGACGCACCGGCCACCGGCCACGGCGTGTCGCTACTCGGCGCGCCGTCGGCGGCAGCCCACGTCATCACCGACGGCCCCTTCGCTCACATGGCCTCGGAACTCGCGGCCTTCATCAGCGCCCCATCGGAGACGGCCATCGTCGTGGTGACGCTGGCCGAGGAAATGCCAGTGCAGGAGGCCCTCGAGCTGCGGGACGCGCTCGGGAGATCGTTGGCGCGGGTGCCGGACCTGCTCGTGATCAACGCGCTGTTCCCTCCCTTCGAGCGCGAGGCGGCGGCGGGGCTCGGTCCGGTGCTGGCCGACCTCTGGCGCGAGCGCCGGGCGATCAACGAACGTGAGCTCGCCCGCCTCGAGCGGACGTGGGTGGGGCCGCGCGCGAGCCTGCCGCTCGTGCCCGTGCCGCGAGGCCCGTCGCTCGTGGCGGCCATCGTGCCCGCGCTCTCGGAGGCCGTGGGCCACGACGGGAGGTCGTCGTGA
- a CDS encoding insulinase family protein: protein MRALIAALVCGAALAPHVAFAQAPVSAIPPHPRELRFAPLDYQPPDPARHRQVLENGVVGYFVEDRELPLVTVTVLIRGGSYLDPEGREGLASLMGSQMRAGGTASLDAEAFDEELAFLAANVGAGFGATSGSASANFLSKDRDRALALFFEMLKAPRFQEDRLELARTQRLQGLERRNDSTDTIEGREWARLMRGDRHFSTREPTGTSTSAITRDDLVQLHRRLVHPANFVLAVSGDFETASMRADLERALADWPFQGERAPDVPAPDHTPTPGLYLVHKADVNQGRVSIGHLGIERGHADEVAIEVMNEILGGSGFTSRIMARVRSDEGLAYSAGSSYSPGVYYAGTFRAAFQSRSESCARAARIVLDEVDRMRSAPVAADELDTIKTNLVEVFPRAFQSAGAVASTFASDELTGRDPAHWRTYRDRVRAVTADDVLRVAKAHLDPSAFVILAVGNVDAMLAGEADHPEVSFERLAAGRPMTRIPLPDPVSLIYPRP from the coding sequence ATGAGGGCCCTGATCGCCGCGCTCGTCTGTGGAGCCGCGCTCGCGCCCCACGTCGCCTTCGCGCAGGCGCCGGTGTCGGCGATTCCGCCGCATCCGCGCGAGTTGAGGTTCGCGCCCCTCGACTACCAGCCGCCCGATCCGGCCCGGCACCGCCAGGTGCTCGAGAATGGCGTGGTCGGCTACTTCGTCGAGGACCGCGAGCTGCCCCTCGTCACCGTCACCGTGCTCATCCGGGGCGGGAGCTATCTCGATCCCGAGGGGCGCGAGGGACTCGCCTCGCTGATGGGCAGCCAGATGCGCGCCGGAGGCACCGCGTCGCTCGACGCCGAGGCGTTCGACGAGGAGCTGGCGTTTCTGGCGGCGAACGTCGGCGCCGGGTTCGGCGCGACGTCGGGCTCGGCATCGGCGAACTTCCTGTCGAAGGACCGCGACCGCGCGCTCGCCCTCTTCTTCGAGATGCTCAAGGCCCCCCGCTTCCAGGAGGACCGGCTCGAGCTGGCCCGGACCCAGCGCCTGCAGGGGCTCGAACGGCGCAACGACTCCACCGACACCATCGAGGGGCGCGAGTGGGCACGGTTGATGCGCGGCGACCGGCACTTCAGCACCCGCGAGCCGACCGGCACCTCGACGTCGGCCATCACCCGCGACGACCTGGTGCAGCTGCACCGCCGGCTCGTGCACCCGGCCAATTTCGTGCTCGCCGTGTCGGGCGACTTCGAGACGGCGTCGATGCGCGCCGACCTCGAACGTGCGCTCGCCGACTGGCCCTTCCAGGGCGAGAGGGCGCCGGACGTGCCGGCGCCCGATCACACACCCACGCCGGGCCTGTACCTGGTCCACAAGGCCGATGTGAATCAGGGGCGCGTCTCGATCGGCCACCTCGGCATCGAGCGCGGCCACGCCGACGAGGTGGCCATCGAGGTCATGAACGAGATCCTGGGCGGGTCCGGGTTCACCTCGCGCATCATGGCCCGCGTCCGATCGGACGAAGGGCTGGCCTACAGCGCGGGGTCGAGCTACTCCCCGGGCGTGTACTACGCGGGGACCTTCCGGGCGGCGTTCCAGTCGCGCAGCGAGAGCTGCGCGCGCGCGGCCCGAATCGTGCTCGACGAGGTCGATCGGATGCGGTCGGCGCCGGTGGCGGCCGACGAGCTCGATACGATCAAGACGAACCTCGTCGAGGTGTTCCCGCGCGCGTTCCAGTCGGCCGGGGCCGTCGCGTCGACCTTCGCGAGCGACGAGCTGACCGGACGCGATCCAGCCCACTGGCGCACCTATCGCGACCGCGTCCGGGCCGTGACGGCCGACGACGTGCTGCGCGTCGCGAAGGCGCACCTCGACCCGTCTGCGTTCGTCATCCTGGCCGTCGGCAACGTCGACGCGATGCTGGCGGGCGAGGCCGACCATCCCGAGGTGTCGTTCGAGCGGCTGGCGGCCGGGCGGCCGATGACCCGGATCCCGCTGCCCGACCCGGTGTCGCTCATCTACCCGAGACCCTGA
- a CDS encoding insulinase family protein: protein MRRLWSVASLLVVALVPGLAGAQQFNVQEHVLDNGLTLLMVPRGGSPNVAAGWLAKVGSVNERPGITGISHLFEHMMFKGTRTIGTTDIEADIALLAEMDAVKTDLRAEERELDRRVRLGEIDDPRDPRHRSPRHRELLERMADLDKRYKTVMVPNEFDRLYTAAGASSLNAGTSQDATIYFVNVPANKLELFFWLESDRLLEPVFREFYTERDVVREERRLRVESTPTGRFEEQFDALFWHASPYGWPVIGWPSDVEQITREEALAYFDLNYAPNNLALCLVGDFDPAAAVALAERYFGRLERNAQRPPPVRTREVVPEAERRMIAFAETNPQADIRYLTVPRGHRDEAALVVLGALLSGRTGRLYKSLVVDRQVATSASAGQASLKWEGYFAIGGVAKPGVKPEDVEQALYEQIEEMVRTPVGDRELQKVKNQFAADAFRRLQNDFFLMLQVLSAENTTGWRSLNDWPKRVEAVTAAEIQRVAATYLTRERRAVALYYTKAPPDGASTTAAADAALSAGERAQVEQMRTMIAQMSLDQASALLDQIRAKEAGAPDDARPMLAAIRALLEQRLAKGGQR, encoded by the coding sequence ATGAGACGACTGTGGTCCGTCGCGTCGCTGCTCGTCGTGGCGCTCGTTCCCGGACTCGCCGGCGCGCAGCAGTTCAACGTGCAGGAGCACGTGCTCGACAACGGCCTCACCCTCCTGATGGTGCCGCGCGGCGGATCGCCCAACGTGGCCGCCGGCTGGCTCGCCAAAGTCGGGTCGGTCAACGAGCGGCCCGGCATCACCGGGATCTCGCATCTCTTCGAGCACATGATGTTCAAGGGGACCCGCACGATCGGCACGACCGACATCGAGGCCGACATCGCGCTGCTGGCCGAGATGGACGCCGTCAAGACCGACCTGCGCGCGGAGGAGCGCGAGCTCGACCGCCGCGTGCGTCTGGGCGAAATCGACGACCCGCGCGACCCCCGGCACCGCTCGCCTCGTCACCGGGAACTGCTCGAGCGGATGGCCGATCTCGACAAGCGGTACAAGACCGTCATGGTCCCGAACGAGTTCGACCGCCTCTACACGGCCGCGGGAGCGAGCAGCCTCAACGCGGGGACGTCACAGGATGCGACGATCTACTTCGTCAACGTGCCGGCCAACAAGCTCGAGCTGTTCTTCTGGCTCGAGTCCGACCGCCTGCTCGAGCCGGTCTTCCGCGAGTTCTATACCGAGCGAGACGTGGTTCGCGAGGAGCGGCGTCTGCGCGTCGAGAGCACGCCGACCGGGCGCTTCGAGGAGCAGTTCGACGCGCTCTTCTGGCATGCGTCGCCCTACGGCTGGCCGGTCATCGGGTGGCCGAGCGACGTCGAGCAGATCACGCGCGAGGAGGCCCTCGCGTACTTCGATCTGAACTACGCGCCGAACAACCTCGCGCTCTGCCTCGTGGGCGACTTCGACCCCGCCGCGGCCGTGGCGCTCGCCGAGCGGTACTTCGGGCGCCTCGAGCGCAACGCGCAGCGTCCACCGCCCGTGCGCACCCGCGAGGTCGTTCCCGAGGCCGAGCGGCGGATGATCGCCTTCGCCGAGACGAACCCGCAGGCCGACATCCGCTACCTGACCGTGCCGCGGGGGCACCGCGACGAGGCGGCGCTCGTCGTGCTTGGGGCCTTGCTCTCCGGCCGCACCGGACGGCTCTACAAGTCGCTCGTCGTCGATCGGCAGGTGGCGACGAGCGCGTCGGCCGGCCAGGCGAGCCTGAAGTGGGAGGGCTACTTCGCCATTGGCGGGGTGGCCAAGCCCGGCGTGAAGCCCGAGGACGTCGAGCAGGCGCTCTACGAGCAGATCGAGGAGATGGTCCGCACCCCGGTCGGCGATCGCGAGCTGCAGAAGGTGAAGAATCAGTTCGCCGCCGACGCCTTTCGCCGGCTGCAGAACGACTTCTTCCTCATGCTCCAGGTGCTGTCGGCCGAGAACACGACCGGCTGGCGGAGCCTGAACGACTGGCCGAAGCGCGTCGAGGCGGTCACGGCCGCCGAGATCCAGCGGGTCGCCGCGACCTACCTCACGCGCGAGCGGCGCGCCGTCGCGCTCTACTACACCAAGGCGCCGCCCGACGGCGCATCGACGACCGCGGCGGCTGACGCGGCGCTCTCGGCCGGCGAGCGAGCCCAGGTCGAGCAGATGCGCACCATGATCGCGCAGATGTCGCTCGACCAGGCGAGCGCCCTGCTCGACCAGATCCGGGCCAAGGAGGCCGGCGCGCCAGACGATGCGCGCCCGATGCTGGCGGCCATTCGCGCGCTGCTCGAACAGCGCCTTGCCAAGGGAGGTCAGCGATGA